The nucleotide window AATTTCCGCCGGTGTGGGTACGGGCGTATTTAAGGATTATCAGGTGGCCAAGGACTGGGCGAAGGTTGGCGCGTCCCATACGCCCAATATGGAGAATAAAGCCGTTTATGATAAGATGTATCCGCTGTATCTGAAGCTGTATGAGCAGCTTAAAGGCTGCTATATGGACCTTGCGGATATCACCGGATATAAATAAAAAGGAGGAAGGTCATATGAAAAAAATCGTTGTCGGTGCGGACCCTTTTGGATTCACGGTGAAGGAAGAGGTAAAGAAATACCTGGAAGGCAGAGGCTACGAGGTTCTGGATGTGGGAACTCTTGATGAAGAGCATCCCGTGGACTATTACAAAGTGGGCTCTGAAGTGGGTAAGCGGATATCGGCCGGAGAATATCCCCAGGGGATTATTTTCTGCGGCACGGGAATGGGTGTGAATATTGTAGCCAACAAGTATAAAGGAGTTTACTGCGGATTATGCGAGAGCGTGCTGTCTGCCCGTCTTTGCAAGATCATCAATAACTGCAACGTATTGTCGATCGGCGGTCTGTTCAACGGAGGCTACAAGGCGGTACAGATGGTCGAGGCATTTTTGGACGCGGAATTTTCCATTGGTTTTTCCGAGGCCGCGCCGGAAGCGCTCCAAGACGGCCTGAAGGGTGTAAAAGAGATAGAGGAGAGCATTTATGGCAAATAAGATCATGACCAGTATGAACGATTCTTTTAAGCTGTTGAATACGAGGACCATACCGTGCCTGGGGTTTGGGACCTACCTGGCAACCAGAGGGAAAAACCCGGATGTGATCGGGCAGGCGATCCGGGCGGGCTACCGTCATATCGATACGGCATCGCTGTATGGAACGGAGCCGGAGGTGGGCGAAGCCATTCAGAAGAGCCGGATTCCGAGAGAAGAGTTCTTCCTGACTTCTAAGGTCTACAAGACGGATATGGGATATGAGAAGACCAAGGAAGCTTTCCAGAGAAGCCTGGATAAGCTGCAGACTACCTATCTCGATATGTATATGATTCATTGGCCCCTTCCCTATGTGAACTATACGGATTGGAGAAAGCTGAATCTGGATACCTGGAGAGCCATGGAAGAGCTGTACTTTGACGGGAAAATACGGGTATTGGGAGTGTGCAACTGCATGCCTCACCATCTGCTGAACATCATGGAAAACAGCATCGTGATGCCTGCGGTGGATCAGCTGGAGCTGCATCCCGGCTATATGCAGGAAGAGGCGGTGGAATTCTGCCGGAAACACGGGATCGTAGTGGAGGGATGGAGCCCCACAGGCCGCGGAGTGCTCCTGGAAAATGAATTCCTGAAGGGGCTGGCTGCGAAATATGAGGTATCGGTGGCGCAGATTTGTCTCAGATTCCTGCTCCAGAGCAACATCCTGCCTCTGATCAAGACCTCCAGCCTGGAACGGATGAAGGAAAATCAGGACGTCTTCCGCTTCCAGATTTCAGAAGAGGATATGGAGGCGATTCGGAATATGCCGCTGGCCGGCTGGTCGGGAGAGCATCCGGACAGACTCAGGGTTGCGGCGGTGGACTAAAGAAGAATCGATAATATAATAAAAAATCCCCCCCACCGCATCCAATGCAGTGAGGGGGAAATCAAAAGGGGAGGATAAGTATTTCTCTTTTCTTTGGTACTATCTTAAGTATGCCCGGGAAGAGAAGACTTATACACCTCTTTTTAATTTTTTTATTTTACCTTGCCGGGCGGGCGCACTTCGCGCGGCAAGGTGTAGTATAATATTATCCGGCAGAGCTTCCGCGGGCTTGCTCACTTTGCTCTTCTGTGGTATGATACATTCGCTGAACAGACCAGATAAAAGGAATCATGGATGAGGACGGAGGCAGAATGACATGGAGTGTGGATCGGCTTATACCAGCTTTGCGGCTGTCTATGATAAATTCATGGACAACGTTCCATATGAAGAATGGTGTGTTTATCTGACCGGGCTTTTGAGGGAATATGGATGCAGAGACTGCCTGCTGGCAGATCTGGGCTGCGGCACAGGCAGCCTTACGGAACTGCTGTCCCAGGCCGGCTACGATATGATAGGAATCGATCAATCGGAAGAGATGCTGGAAATAGCCATGGGAAAACGGGTGGAGTCAGGCAGGGACATTTTGTATCTCTTACAGGATATGAGAGAATTTGAACTATTCGGCACCGTGGGAGGCATCGTAAGTATCTGCGATTCCATGAATTATATCACTTCCTATGAAGAGTTAGTGCAGGTATTCCGGCTGGTGAACAATTATCTGGATCCGGGCGGCATCTTTATTTTTGATTTCAATACCTGGTATAAATACCGGGAGCTTTTAGGCGACGGTACGATAGCGGAGAGCCGGGAGAATGAAAGCTTTATCTGGGACAATTATTTTGACGAGGAGACCGGCATCAATGAATATCAGCTGACCATATTTGTGAAAGCGGACTGCGTTTCCGGCAGGGAAAACGATCTTTATCATAAATATGAAGAGATTCATTATCAGAGAGCGTATGAACTGGCGGAGTTTCAGAGGGCCCTTCTGGAGGCGGGCATGGAGTTTGTGGCCGCGTATGACGCGTTTACGAGGGAAGCGCCGAAGGAAGAGAGCGAGCGGATTTATGTGGTTGCCAGAGAACGGGGAAAGAACATCGGCGTCTGAGAATAATAGAAGAGGGAATGACAGTGGGGAACGGAATAACTGAAAAGGAAAATGGGAATATGGAAAAAAGAGCAGACGGAGTCATGGAAGATTACATTGTCCGCGCTACGGCGGCGGATGCCAAGATCAGGGCGTTTGCGGCGACCTCCAGGAATCTGGTGGAAGAGGCCAGGAAAAGACATAATACCAGTCCGGTGGCGACAGCGGCGCTGGGACGTCTGATGACGGCAGGCGCGATGATGGGAAGCATGATGAAAGGGGATAAGGATATCCTTACGCTGAGGATCCAGGGAGACGGCCCCATCGGAGGCATCACGGTCACCGCGGATTCCAGGGCGGATGTGAAGGGGTGCGTGGTCAATCCGGAGGTCCTCCTACACGCCAACAAAAAAGGCAAATTGGATGTGGCCGGAGCAGTGGGACGGGGTACGCTTACAATCATACGTGATATCGGCCTCAAAGAGCCATATTCCGGACAGATTGATCTGGTCAGCGGAGAAATCGCGGAGGATATCACGTATTACTATGCGGTGTCGGAGCAGGTTCCGTCCTGTGTGGCTCTTGGAGTGCTGATGAACCGGGAAAATACAGTGCGGCAGGCGGGAGGCTTTATCATCCAGCTCATGCCGGACGCGGAGGAAGAACTGATAACGGCACTGGAGGAGCATCTTTCGGGGATCACCTCCATCACCTCGTTTCTGGATGCCGGAAAGTCACCGGAACAGATCCTGCAGGATATCTTAGGAGACTTTGGTCTGGAGATTCTGGATAAGATACCCACAAGGTTTTACTGTGACTGTTCAAAGCAAAAGGTGGAAAAGGCGCTTGTCAGCGTGGGGAAGACAGAGCTGGATGAGATGATCGCTGCCGGCGAGCCAGTGGAGGTTTCCTGCCATTTCTGCAGTGAACGGTATCGATTCGGAGTAAAAGAGCTCGAAAATATCAGAAATCAGATGGATTAATAAATAATCACCAAATATTGTTTGGAAAAATATACAAAAATTAGAGAAAATGGCAAAAAAATGGTTTGCGGACAAGCTGTTATATGCTATAATATGAGGAGCAGGCGGCCAACCTGCTCTTTAACGTCTAAATTCAACACAGGAGGGATTTAAAACATGGCGAAATGGGTATATTTGTTTAAAGAAGGAAATGCGGACATGC belongs to Qiania dongpingensis and includes:
- a CDS encoding RpiB/LacA/LacB family sugar-phosphate isomerase translates to MKKIVVGADPFGFTVKEEVKKYLEGRGYEVLDVGTLDEEHPVDYYKVGSEVGKRISAGEYPQGIIFCGTGMGVNIVANKYKGVYCGLCESVLSARLCKIINNCNVLSIGGLFNGGYKAVQMVEAFLDAEFSIGFSEAAPEALQDGLKGVKEIEESIYGK
- a CDS encoding aldo/keto reductase, encoding MANKIMTSMNDSFKLLNTRTIPCLGFGTYLATRGKNPDVIGQAIRAGYRHIDTASLYGTEPEVGEAIQKSRIPREEFFLTSKVYKTDMGYEKTKEAFQRSLDKLQTTYLDMYMIHWPLPYVNYTDWRKLNLDTWRAMEELYFDGKIRVLGVCNCMPHHLLNIMENSIVMPAVDQLELHPGYMQEEAVEFCRKHGIVVEGWSPTGRGVLLENEFLKGLAAKYEVSVAQICLRFLLQSNILPLIKTSSLERMKENQDVFRFQISEEDMEAIRNMPLAGWSGEHPDRLRVAAVD
- a CDS encoding class I SAM-dependent DNA methyltransferase, producing the protein MECGSAYTSFAAVYDKFMDNVPYEEWCVYLTGLLREYGCRDCLLADLGCGTGSLTELLSQAGYDMIGIDQSEEMLEIAMGKRVESGRDILYLLQDMREFELFGTVGGIVSICDSMNYITSYEELVQVFRLVNNYLDPGGIFIFDFNTWYKYRELLGDGTIAESRENESFIWDNYFDEETGINEYQLTIFVKADCVSGRENDLYHKYEEIHYQRAYELAEFQRALLEAGMEFVAAYDAFTREAPKEESERIYVVARERGKNIGV
- the hslO gene encoding Hsp33 family molecular chaperone HslO is translated as MEDYIVRATAADAKIRAFAATSRNLVEEARKRHNTSPVATAALGRLMTAGAMMGSMMKGDKDILTLRIQGDGPIGGITVTADSRADVKGCVVNPEVLLHANKKGKLDVAGAVGRGTLTIIRDIGLKEPYSGQIDLVSGEIAEDITYYYAVSEQVPSCVALGVLMNRENTVRQAGGFIIQLMPDAEEELITALEEHLSGITSITSFLDAGKSPEQILQDILGDFGLEILDKIPTRFYCDCSKQKVEKALVSVGKTELDEMIAAGEPVEVSCHFCSERYRFGVKELENIRNQMD